The following nucleotide sequence is from Cucumis melo cultivar AY chromosome 1, USDA_Cmelo_AY_1.0, whole genome shotgun sequence.
tagattaaacatataaaaatgaaaaaagaataaagaaagaaaaaataaaaaaaaaaattaagaaatattaaacatattaaatgtgaaaaataaatataaaagttaattaaaaagaaaaaaagaaatacaaaatcatcaaaaattGTTTCAATCATGTTTATCTATCAGCAAGTCAACTACAGATTTTAACAAATAGAATGAATGAGATCAAATAAAACGATAACAAAACTCTCTTATCGTTtcttgaaaaatgaaaaacagaAACCGTGATTTTCGTTTTTAGTATTACCATTACCATTACCATAACCACAAGCCACCATAGACAAAAGGCGATATATGGGCAAGCCCAGTGGCAGTTTCAATGCCTTCTTGAACCCCTTTTATTCATTTACTGTGCGATCGCTCTCCATGAAGatttcttcttctgcttctttACAAGAATTTACCAGCCTCTGCAATGACGGACGCATAAGACAAGCCTATGACACGTTCAAAGTCGAGATATGGTCAGACCCATCTCTGttttctcatcttcttcaatCATGCATAAAACTAGGCTCGCTTTTTGGAGGAAAACAGGTCCATTCTTTGATAATTACATCTGGGGGTTCCAAAGACAAGTTCATTTCGAATCACCTTTTAAACTTGTACTCCAAATTAGGACAGTTTAAGTCTTCTTTGGTGCTGTTTAGTAACATGCCACGAAGAAATTTAATGTCGTTTAACATTTTGATCAATGGGTATTTGCAGCTTGGGGACTTGGAAAACGCCCAGAAgttgtttgatgaaatgtctgAAAGAAACATTGCCACATGGAATGCAATGATAGCAGGTCTGACCCAGTTTGAATTTAACAAACAAGCTTTAAGTTTGTTTAAAGAAATGTATGGATTGGGTTTTTTGCCTGATGAGTTTACACTAGGCAGTGTACTCAGAGGTTGCGCTGGTTTAAGATCTTTACTTGCAGGTCAAGAGGTTCATGCTTGTCTCTTGAAATGTGGATTTGAACTGAGTTCGGTAGTGGGCAGCTCTCTAGCTCATATGTATATAAAGTCTGGTAGTTTATCTGATGGAGAGAAGTTAATTAAATCAATGCCAATTCGTACTGTAGTTGCTTGGAATACTCTTATTGCTGGAAAAGCGCAAAATGGGTGTCCAGAAGAAGTGTTGAACCAGTATAATATGATGAAAATGGCAGGCTTTCGACCGGATAAAATAACATTTGTGAGTGTATTAAGTGCATGTTCGGAACTGGCGACGTTAGGCCAAGGCCAGCAAATCCATGCTGAAGTGATCAAAGCTGGAGCTAGTTCAGTTTTAGCGGTTATCAGTTCATTGATTAGCATGTATTCACGATCTGGGTGTCTAGAGGACTCTATAAAAGCCTTTGT
It contains:
- the LOC103495490 gene encoding pentatricopeptide repeat-containing protein At2g41080 isoform X1, which codes for MGKPSGSFNAFLNPFYSFTVRSLSMKISSSASLQEFTSLCNDGRIRQAYDTFKVEIWSDPSLFSHLLQSCIKLGSLFGGKQVHSLIITSGGSKDKFISNHLLNLYSKLGQFKSSLVLFSNMPRRNLMSFNILINGYLQLGDLENAQKLFDEMSERNIATWNAMIAGLTQFEFNKQALSLFKEMYGLGFLPDEFTLGSVLRGCAGLRSLLAGQEVHACLLKCGFELSSVVGSSLAHMYIKSGSLSDGEKLIKSMPIRTVVAWNTLIAGKAQNGCPEEVLNQYNMMKMAGFRPDKITFVSVLSACSELATLGQGQQIHAEVIKAGASSVLAVISSLISMYSRSGCLEDSIKAFVDREDFDVVLWSSMIAAYGFHGRGEEAVELFHQMEDLKMEANEVTFLSLLYACSHSGLKEKGTEYLDLMVKKYKLKPRIEHYTCVVDLLGRAGRLEEAEGMIRSMPVKPDGIIWKTLLAACKLHKEAEMAKRISEEIIKLDPLDAASYVLLSNIHASARNWPNVSEIRKAMRDRNVRKEPGISWLELKNLVHQFSMGDKSHPQYFEIDLYLKELMSELKRHGYVPDLGSVLHDMDNEEKEYNLAHHSEKFAIAFALMNTSENVPIRVMKNLRVCNDCHNAIKCISRIRNREIIVRDASRFHHFKDGECSCGNYW